A portion of the Microbulbifer agarilyticus genome contains these proteins:
- the dinG gene encoding ATP-dependent DNA helicase DinG has translation MLSDKDKESIQNAYRQFLNGRELKARYGQKLMIAAIARALGGIQRNGAGERDHGKTDGDHICVVEAGTGTGKTVSYLLAAIPMAIAHDKTLVVSTATVALQEQIILKDLPELVRHSGLKFDVALAKGRGRYLCLSKLDQLLTELTSSGVGGSLALYEDEKPQVGETGVKLYREMADELASGRWDGDRDNWKDTLEGEDWSRVTTDHRQCSGRRCPHVSSCSFFRARESLGKSRVIVANHDLLLADLALGGGAILPPPEETIYVLDEAHHLPDKALNHFAHHSRVGATTGWLDQANKNLSQMLGEIGDGAELDRAGEELPALFTSAKQKLEMAWPLIEDLCEFEEERGRGGNQQSRSARYRFEGGVVPESMMQLADQLREDFDEMEALLGKMVQSAQRMMEDAHSPVPIVDLERWYPILGGWHGRAEANLELWANYSREDQGSVPQARWVTLVDWGGSLDFEVCSSPILAGKTLEYSLWRRCYGAVLTSATLTALGRFDRLKMRAGTPDNASYEVVPSPFDFSRAELSVPKDAVEANNADLHTNAVIEALPDLLDTHGEEGGSLVLFASRRQMETVYESLPGTWRNRILMQGQQSRQQLLDSHKKSVDKGGRSVLFGLASFAEGLDLPGNYCRHVIIAKLPFAVPDDPIEAALAEWIEAKGGNPFMQITVPDAALKLVQACGRLLRTEQDEGTISLLDRRIVTKRYGRAMLDSLPPFRRAIN, from the coding sequence GTGCTCAGCGATAAAGACAAAGAATCCATCCAGAACGCCTATCGTCAGTTCCTCAACGGCCGCGAGCTCAAAGCCCGCTATGGCCAGAAGCTGATGATTGCGGCCATCGCCCGCGCCCTGGGCGGTATCCAACGCAACGGCGCCGGCGAGCGCGACCACGGCAAGACCGACGGTGACCACATCTGTGTGGTAGAAGCCGGTACGGGTACCGGTAAAACCGTTTCCTACCTCCTGGCGGCCATCCCCATGGCGATCGCCCACGACAAAACTCTGGTTGTCTCCACCGCGACCGTGGCCCTGCAGGAGCAGATTATCCTCAAGGACCTGCCGGAGCTGGTACGCCACTCAGGCCTCAAGTTTGATGTCGCCCTCGCCAAGGGCCGCGGCCGCTACCTGTGCCTCTCCAAGCTCGATCAGCTCCTGACCGAGCTCACCTCCAGCGGTGTGGGAGGCTCCCTCGCCCTGTATGAAGACGAGAAGCCGCAAGTGGGTGAGACCGGGGTCAAGCTGTACCGGGAAATGGCCGACGAGCTGGCCAGCGGGCGCTGGGACGGCGATCGCGATAACTGGAAAGACACCCTCGAAGGCGAAGACTGGAGCCGGGTTACCACCGATCACCGGCAGTGCAGCGGTCGCCGCTGCCCCCACGTCAGCAGTTGCAGCTTCTTCCGCGCCCGCGAAAGCCTGGGCAAAAGCCGCGTGATTGTGGCGAACCACGATTTGCTGTTGGCAGACCTGGCGCTCGGCGGCGGGGCCATTCTGCCACCGCCAGAAGAAACCATTTATGTACTGGACGAGGCCCATCACCTGCCTGATAAGGCCTTGAACCACTTTGCCCACCACAGCCGCGTGGGTGCGACCACCGGCTGGTTGGATCAGGCAAATAAAAACCTCAGCCAGATGCTGGGTGAAATTGGCGATGGTGCCGAGCTGGATCGCGCCGGCGAGGAATTGCCCGCGCTGTTTACCTCCGCCAAACAAAAGCTCGAGATGGCCTGGCCACTGATCGAAGATCTGTGTGAGTTCGAGGAGGAGCGCGGTCGCGGCGGCAATCAGCAGTCGCGCAGTGCCCGCTACCGTTTCGAGGGCGGTGTTGTACCAGAATCCATGATGCAGCTTGCCGATCAGTTGCGTGAGGACTTCGATGAGATGGAAGCCCTGCTGGGCAAAATGGTGCAGTCTGCCCAGCGCATGATGGAGGATGCCCACAGTCCGGTGCCGATCGTGGACCTGGAGCGCTGGTATCCAATTTTGGGTGGCTGGCATGGCCGCGCTGAGGCCAACCTCGAACTTTGGGCTAACTATTCCAGAGAAGATCAGGGCTCGGTGCCGCAGGCCCGCTGGGTAACACTGGTGGACTGGGGCGGCTCGCTTGATTTTGAGGTGTGCAGCTCGCCAATCCTTGCGGGCAAGACTTTGGAATACAGTCTGTGGCGGCGCTGTTACGGTGCCGTACTTACCTCGGCGACCTTGACCGCGCTGGGGCGCTTTGATCGTCTCAAAATGCGCGCCGGTACCCCGGATAACGCCAGTTATGAAGTTGTGCCAAGCCCGTTTGATTTCTCCCGCGCGGAATTGAGTGTGCCCAAAGACGCTGTGGAAGCGAATAATGCAGACTTGCACACCAACGCGGTGATCGAAGCGCTGCCGGACTTGCTGGATACCCACGGGGAAGAGGGCGGCTCCTTGGTGCTATTCGCTTCGCGTAGGCAGATGGAAACCGTTTATGAGTCGCTGCCTGGTACTTGGCGCAACCGGATTCTGATGCAGGGGCAACAGTCCCGTCAGCAGCTGTTGGATAGCCACAAGAAGAGCGTCGATAAGGGCGGGCGCAGCGTATTGTTTGGTCTCGCCAGTTTTGCTGAGGGCCTCGATTTGCCGGGTAATTATTGCCGGCATGTGATTATCGCCAAGCTGCCGTTTGCTGTGCCCGATGACCCCATCGAAGCGGCGCTTGCCGAATGGATTGAGGCCAAGGGCGGCAACCCCTTTATGCAAATCACCGTGCCGGACGCAGCGCTCAAGCTGGTTCAGGCTTGCGGCCGCCTGTTGCGCACCGAGCAGGATGAAGGAACTATCTCTCTTTTGGACCGTCGTATCGTGACGAAGCGCTACGGCCGTGCCATGCTGGATTCACTACCGCCGTTCCGGCGCGCAATTAACTGA
- a CDS encoding 1-acyl-sn-glycerol-3-phosphate acyltransferase, with amino-acid sequence MNARNIDPSQFDDIRPYRDDEVRTVLRRLVEDPEMSRVVAHFLLPGAASKLERPLAWMVRQLVRFEFRNAKNVRGVQEVIAKYLDKAVNRTSCGLSISGLDTLPRNRACLFVGNHRDIAMDPALAILSMYKEGHETSRIAIGDNLLSKQFATDIMKLNKCFVVKRSSGSRREKLMAATKLSNYIHHSIVNDNEHVWIAQRAGRAKDGLDRTNPALAAMFAMAKPKDQPFADFWRELHIVPLAISYEWDPCDRHKARELYIKEHKDEYQKQAHEDLGSIAKGVVGQKGHIHAAFGTPIEGDFNDVGALADEIDRQIIGNYVLHPTNMIAYEKIYGEAPALPVGYPPKPWNPEEHQEIREKFEQRMARIDERWRDKAILGYANPVVSRLAYEQ; translated from the coding sequence ATGAATGCGAGAAATATTGATCCCAGTCAGTTCGACGACATCCGCCCTTACCGGGACGACGAGGTGCGCACGGTCCTGCGCCGCCTGGTAGAAGACCCGGAAATGTCGCGGGTGGTCGCGCACTTCCTGCTTCCCGGCGCTGCTAGCAAGCTGGAGCGCCCTCTCGCGTGGATGGTGCGTCAGCTGGTGCGCTTCGAGTTCCGCAATGCCAAGAATGTTCGTGGCGTGCAGGAAGTCATTGCCAAGTACCTGGACAAAGCGGTCAACCGCACCAGCTGTGGCCTTTCGATCTCCGGGCTCGATACCCTGCCGCGCAATCGCGCCTGCCTGTTCGTGGGCAACCACCGGGATATCGCCATGGACCCGGCGCTGGCGATTCTCTCCATGTACAAGGAAGGGCACGAGACTTCCCGTATCGCGATTGGTGACAACCTGCTTTCCAAGCAGTTTGCCACCGATATCATGAAGCTCAATAAATGCTTCGTAGTGAAGCGCAGTTCGGGTAGCCGTCGCGAGAAGCTGATGGCGGCCACCAAACTGTCCAATTACATCCATCACTCGATCGTCAACGATAACGAGCACGTGTGGATCGCCCAGCGCGCGGGCCGGGCCAAAGACGGCTTGGATCGCACTAATCCTGCGCTGGCGGCCATGTTCGCCATGGCGAAGCCCAAGGATCAGCCCTTCGCGGATTTCTGGCGCGAGCTGCACATCGTACCGCTGGCAATTTCCTACGAGTGGGACCCCTGCGACCGCCACAAGGCGCGCGAGCTGTACATCAAGGAACACAAAGACGAGTACCAGAAGCAGGCCCATGAGGACCTGGGTAGTATTGCCAAGGGCGTAGTGGGCCAGAAAGGCCACATTCATGCGGCATTCGGTACCCCGATTGAGGGTGATTTCAACGATGTCGGCGCCCTCGCGGACGAGATTGATCGCCAGATCATCGGTAACTATGTCCTGCACCCCACCAATATGATCGCCTACGAAAAGATCTATGGTGAGGCGCCCGCGCTGCCCGTAGGCTACCCACCCAAGCCCTGGAACCCCGAAGAGCACCAGGAGATCCGGGAGAAGTTCGAACAGCGTATGGCGCGGATCGATGAGCGCTGGCGCGACAAGGCCATTCTTGGCTACGCCAATCCCGTGGTATCGCGCCTCGCATACGAGCAGTAA
- the nhaC gene encoding Na+/H+ antiporter NhaC has translation MSHTISSESPQDSRNPSLLDALIPLLILICLLSLSVFFYGADSSYGPNQIALLLCAGVAALVGMKNGFTWKEMEGGMLHGMSLVFGAILILLAVGALIGSWILAGTVPSMIYYGVQMLSPQWFYAASCVICAVVGLSIGSSWTTAGTLGVALMGIAGALGLDPAITAGAVISGAYFGDKMSPLSDTTNVAAAVTSNDLFLHIRHMLWTTIPAFTIALIVFAAIGLMADTGQASAEDIQQLLGALQEEFSISIVSLLPLALLLFMAWRRVPAYPTLIIGALVGCVIAMFFEPNATRQLAGGEGPLSLLKGAWHSLFDGYKSTSSNEAVASLLSKGGMSSMLNTIWLIISAMAFGGVMERAGFLERIVRWALSGVKTVGGLITSTVFTCFGMNAAAGDQYMAIIIPGRMFREAFEGKGLHGLNLSRTLEDSGTITSVLIPWNTCGAYMAATLGIATFSYAPFALFNILCPLLAIAYGWLHFKQMPLGTQQPLQDAEKA, from the coding sequence TTGAGTCACACCATTTCCAGCGAGTCGCCGCAAGACTCCCGCAATCCCAGCCTGCTGGATGCCCTGATCCCCCTCCTGATCCTCATCTGCCTGCTTTCGCTTTCGGTATTTTTCTACGGCGCCGACTCTTCTTACGGCCCGAACCAGATTGCCCTGCTGCTGTGCGCCGGCGTTGCCGCCCTGGTGGGGATGAAAAACGGATTCACCTGGAAAGAAATGGAAGGCGGCATGCTGCACGGCATGAGCCTGGTATTTGGCGCTATCCTGATCCTGCTCGCGGTCGGCGCGCTGATCGGCAGCTGGATTCTCGCTGGCACCGTGCCCTCCATGATCTATTACGGGGTTCAGATGCTGTCCCCACAGTGGTTCTACGCGGCGAGCTGTGTGATTTGTGCGGTTGTTGGCCTTAGCATCGGTTCCAGCTGGACCACTGCCGGCACCTTGGGTGTGGCACTGATGGGAATCGCCGGCGCACTCGGCCTTGACCCGGCAATTACTGCCGGTGCGGTAATCTCCGGCGCCTACTTCGGTGACAAGATGTCCCCGCTGTCGGACACCACTAACGTTGCCGCAGCGGTAACCTCGAATGACCTGTTCCTGCATATTCGCCACATGCTGTGGACGACGATCCCCGCATTCACCATTGCCCTCATTGTCTTCGCTGCAATCGGCTTGATGGCTGACACCGGCCAAGCTTCCGCGGAAGATATCCAGCAACTGCTGGGTGCCCTGCAGGAAGAATTCAGTATATCCATCGTCAGCCTGCTGCCACTGGCACTTCTACTGTTTATGGCGTGGCGAAGAGTCCCGGCCTACCCGACCCTGATTATCGGCGCACTGGTGGGTTGTGTGATTGCAATGTTTTTCGAACCCAACGCCACCCGTCAGCTGGCCGGCGGCGAAGGCCCACTGAGCCTTCTCAAAGGTGCGTGGCACAGCCTGTTCGACGGTTACAAGTCGACCTCCAGCAACGAAGCCGTGGCATCACTCCTATCTAAGGGCGGCATGAGCAGCATGCTCAACACCATCTGGCTGATTATCTCGGCAATGGCCTTTGGCGGCGTAATGGAGCGCGCGGGCTTCCTGGAACGTATCGTGCGCTGGGCGCTTTCCGGAGTTAAAACCGTTGGTGGCCTGATCACCTCTACCGTGTTCACCTGTTTCGGTATGAATGCGGCAGCCGGCGACCAGTACATGGCCATCATCATCCCAGGCCGTATGTTCCGAGAAGCCTTTGAAGGCAAAGGCCTGCACGGATTGAACCTGTCTCGGACCCTGGAAGACTCAGGCACCATCACTTCGGTACTGATTCCCTGGAACACCTGCGGCGCGTATATGGCAGCCACGCTGGGTATTGCGACCTTCAGCTACGCGCCTTTCGCGCTGTTCAATATCCTGTGCCCGCTGCTGGCCATAGCCTATGGCTGGTTGCACTTTAAACAGATGCCACTGGGCACCCAACAACCACTGCAAGACGCTGAAAAGGCTTGA
- a CDS encoding DUF3549 family protein, with product MANTLSDLIASADFDLRWFDLGRRVRPVSAKAARIFEEGVAPCPYPYLRQAWCGLLLSPSKAAEENDAAEPAVWFLRLPLDEQGKLILPIRDRFLGSVQKALDPAHYKPGNGHDPAKALQQALEDSGLMFTPAADKRAVFHAKAAKVLRRSASDHFPAAKAYAKDPAAFPWEQLALQGLADLAVDWEKERENLIANLSRFATPALISLCQCLESEAIDHQLVEPLITRATQNLASDAVDFNLVTAVIRGISLSPATGMRQQFLNWLLTENPAGAANQSEVLAAIGSRCNEDLLEPEIAKTWLERLSDSQTQDTFNLLLTDLLFLPELRNVLLGVLRDPERQESVAVAFGRFLQSGA from the coding sequence ATGGCCAATACCCTGAGCGACCTGATTGCTTCAGCTGACTTTGACCTTCGCTGGTTCGACCTCGGGCGCCGGGTGCGCCCAGTTTCGGCCAAAGCCGCGCGTATATTTGAAGAAGGGGTAGCACCCTGCCCCTACCCTTACCTTCGCCAGGCCTGGTGTGGACTGCTGTTGTCGCCATCTAAAGCAGCCGAAGAAAACGACGCAGCAGAGCCCGCTGTTTGGTTTCTGCGTCTTCCTCTCGATGAGCAGGGTAAGCTGATCCTTCCCATTCGCGATCGGTTTCTCGGCAGTGTACAGAAGGCTCTCGACCCCGCTCATTACAAACCCGGAAATGGCCACGATCCGGCAAAAGCCCTGCAACAGGCACTGGAAGATAGCGGCCTGATGTTCACACCCGCTGCGGACAAACGCGCCGTGTTCCATGCCAAGGCCGCCAAAGTCTTGCGACGCTCAGCGAGCGATCACTTCCCCGCCGCCAAGGCCTATGCCAAGGACCCGGCTGCATTCCCCTGGGAGCAGCTGGCGCTTCAGGGGCTTGCGGACCTGGCTGTGGACTGGGAAAAAGAGCGCGAGAATCTAATCGCAAACCTGTCGCGATTTGCCACTCCGGCGCTAATCTCGCTTTGCCAGTGCCTGGAAAGTGAAGCCATTGACCACCAGCTGGTGGAGCCGCTAATCACTCGCGCCACACAAAACCTGGCCTCGGATGCGGTGGACTTTAACCTTGTCACCGCGGTGATACGAGGCATTTCGCTCAGCCCCGCAACGGGCATGCGGCAGCAGTTTCTCAATTGGTTGCTCACGGAGAATCCTGCAGGAGCCGCCAACCAGTCGGAAGTGCTCGCGGCCATCGGCAGCCGCTGCAACGAAGATCTGCTAGAACCAGAGATCGCCAAAACCTGGCTGGAGCGACTTAGCGATAGCCAGACTCAAGACACCTTCAACTTGCTACTGACCGATCTCCTGTTTCTGCCAGAGTTGCGCAATGTCCTGCTCGGGGTTTTGCGAGACCCAGAACGACAGGAATCTGTCGCCGTTGCGTTTGGTCGCTTCCTGCAGTCAGGCGCCTGA